A DNA window from Rhizobium sp. NXC14 contains the following coding sequences:
- a CDS encoding transporter substrate-binding domain-containing protein: MKYLTAIMAAITMVASLAVSTAARAEEKNWTHVTIATEGAFRPWNFTKADGSLDGYEKLIKYFCAHMKVECTTVIQPFDGMIPALNAGKFDAIVSGMSATAKREEVIAFSDSYGTTGQTFATLKDSPLANLPLKGEVFSLATDEAGAVAALKQIEPLLKGKTVGVQTASIAASFLDKYLKGVVDVREYKTTEQHDLDLKAGRVDLVMASMAYLSTAAAKPGNEDLIVTGHRFQGGMLGRGSSVGLRKEDTKLKSMFDEAIAAAKADGTIVKLSQKWFGFDVTPR, translated from the coding sequence ATGAAATACCTGACCGCAATCATGGCCGCGATCACTATGGTCGCCAGCTTAGCCGTTTCGACGGCGGCACGCGCCGAGGAGAAGAACTGGACGCATGTGACGATTGCGACCGAGGGAGCGTTTCGGCCGTGGAACTTCACCAAGGCAGACGGTAGCCTTGACGGGTACGAAAAGCTGATCAAGTATTTTTGCGCTCATATGAAGGTCGAATGCACGACCGTGATCCAGCCTTTTGACGGCATGATCCCGGCTCTTAACGCTGGAAAGTTCGACGCAATCGTTTCGGGGATGTCTGCAACCGCCAAGCGCGAGGAGGTCATTGCCTTCAGCGATTCCTACGGCACGACGGGTCAGACCTTTGCGACATTGAAAGACTCCCCGCTCGCAAATCTGCCTTTGAAGGGCGAGGTATTTTCGCTCGCCACCGATGAGGCTGGCGCGGTGGCCGCGCTGAAGCAGATCGAGCCGTTGCTCAAGGGTAAGACAGTCGGCGTGCAGACTGCATCGATCGCCGCGAGCTTCCTCGACAAATATTTGAAGGGCGTCGTTGATGTCCGTGAGTACAAGACGACGGAACAGCACGATCTCGATCTTAAGGCCGGTCGCGTCGACCTCGTCATGGCGTCCATGGCATATCTTTCGACAGCGGCGGCAAAGCCGGGCAACGAGGACCTCATCGTCACTGGCCATCGTTTCCAGGGCGGCATGCTTGGGCGTGGAAGCTCAGTTGGTCTGCGTAAGGAGGATACGAAACTCAAATCTATGTTCGACGAGGCGATCGCAGCAGCCAAAGCAGACGGCACGATCGTCAAGCTATCGCAGAAGTGGTTCGGCTTTGACGTAACGCCGAGGTAA